The Mobula birostris isolate sMobBir1 chromosome 11, sMobBir1.hap1, whole genome shotgun sequence genome has a segment encoding these proteins:
- the slc35c1 gene encoding GDP-fucose transporter 1, whose translation MNLKRSHILKMALSNVEQGSSESFAVKAVKITCVVVVYWFVSITMIFLNKYLLASPALQLDAPLFVTCFQCLVTVLLCFFLNALATFCPGLVDFPSITFDLKVSREVLPLSVVFIGMITFNNLCLKYVGVAFYNVGRSLTTVFNVLLSYAMLKQTTSLRAILCCGIIIGGFCLGINQEGVAGSLSWTGVMFGVMASLCVSLNAIYTKKVLPAVDGSIWRLTYYNNVNACILFIPLITFTGELKTLFNFDKLSSYNFWAMMILGGVFGFAIGYVTGLQIKFTSPLTHNVSGTAKACTQTVLAVSYYEEVKTVLWWTSNLLVLCGSFAYTWVKGVEMRKMQEQTSNKSYERSEARV comes from the exons ATGAACTTAAAACGATCCCATATCCTCAAAATGGCGTTGTCCAACGTGGAGCAGGGGAGTTCCGAGTCCTTTGCAGTGAAGGCAGTGAAGATCACTTGTGTGGTGGTCGTGTATTGGTTCGTATCGATCACGATGATCTTTTTGAACAAGTACCTATTGGCCAGTCCGGCTCTGCAACTGGACGCCCCCCTGTTTGTGACTTGCTTCCAGTGTCTGGTGACAGTACTGCTCTGCTTCTTCCTGAACGCACTAGCCACATTCTGTCCCGGGCTGGTGGATTTCCCGTCCATTACCTTCGACCTCAAGGTTTCCAGGGAAGTTCTCCCGCTCTCCGTGGTCTTCATCGGGATGATCACTTTTAATAACCTCTGCCTCAAGTATGTCGGGGTGGCGTTTTACAACGTTGGACGTTCGCTGACCACCGTCTTCAACGTCCTCTTGTCCTATGCAATGCTGAAGCAGACGACTTCGCTCCGAGCCATACTGTGCTGTGGTATCATTATAG GTGGTTTTTGCCTGGGAATAAATCAGGAGGGAGTTGCTGGCAGTCTGTCGTGGACTGGAGTGATGTTTGGAGTAATGGCCAGTTTGTGTGTGTCACTGAACGCCATTTATACAAAGAAGGTTCTGCCAGCAGTAGACGGAAGTATCTGGAGACTCACCTACTACAACAATGTTAACGCTTGCATCTTGTTCATTCCATTAATTACCTTCACTGGGGAGCTGAAAACCCTGTTCAACTTTGACAAGCTCAGCAGTTACAACTTTTGGGCGATGATGATTTTAGGAGGCGTGTTTGGTTTTGCCATTGGATATGTCACGGGACTACAGATCAAGTTCACCAGCCCACTGACCCATAACGTCTCCGGTACGGCCAAGGCCTGTACGCAAACGGTCCTGGCCGTGTCCTACTATGAAGAGGTCAAGACCGTTCTCTGGTGGACTAGTAACCTGCTGGTCCTGTGTGGTTCCTTTGCCTACACCTGGGTGAAGGGAGTcgaaatgaggaagatgcaggagcAGACGTCAAACAAGAGCTACGAGAGGAGCGAAGCTCGGGTCTAA